A stretch of the Notamacropus eugenii isolate mMacEug1 chromosome 2, mMacEug1.pri_v2, whole genome shotgun sequence genome encodes the following:
- the PTGDR2 gene encoding prostaglandin D2 receptor 2 → MRAGSLGLGDPLHLHLSLPPETQDPKMSSNNTLCPILEYMTNITGQSHSNRRYIDYASVTLHGLVSLMGIVENAVILFIISCRMRQTVVTTWVLHLALSDLLATTSLPFFTYFLAIGHSWNLGTTFCKLHSSIFFLNMFASGFLLSAISLDRCLQVVKPIWAQNHRTVAAAQKVCLVLWGLALLNTIPYFLFRDTITRKDDRIMCYYNVLLHSPGTDRDATCGHRQMALAVSKFLLSFVMPLAIIGTCYLAVTLRVRNRCRHHPSRFLRLVMAVIAAFVLCWLPYHIFSLLEVQAHYDPNLRPLVLLALPFVSSLAFINSVINPFLYVLTCPDVLQKLRHSLRCVLESVLVEDAEFGCGSGRRRRSSQMASLSRSPSSSSSTGLRGRWFNWVGAKIAGQAGKAPAPAELKEEEVSLN, encoded by the coding sequence GACCCCAAGATGTCATCTAACAACACCCTGTGTCCCATCTTGGAGTACATGACTAACATCACAGGCCAGAGCCACTCCAACAGGCGCTACATCGACTACGCTTCTGTGACACTGCATGGGCTGGTCTCACTGATGGGCATCGTGGAGAACGCTgtcatcctcttcatcatcagCTGCCGCATGCGCCAGACGGTGGTCACCACCTGGGTGCTGCACCTGGCCCTGTCTGACCTGCTGGCCACAACAAGCCTGCCCTTCTTCACCTACTTCCTGGCCATAGGCCACTCATGGAACTTAGGTACCACCTTTTGCAAGCTGCACTCATCCATCTTTTTCCTGAACATGTTTGCTAGTGGCTTCCTGCTCAGTGCCATCAGCTTGGATCGCTGTCTGCAGGTGGTGAAGCCCATCTGGGCCCAGAACCACCGCACAGTGGCCGCAGCCCAGAAGGTCTGCCTGGTACTCTGGGGCCTGGCCCTGCTCAACACCATCCCCTACTTCCTATTCCGTGACACTATCACACGGAAGGATGATCGGATTATGTGCTACTACAATGTCTTGCTCCATAGCCCTGGGACAGACAGGGATGCCACCTGTGGTCACCGCCAAATGGCCCTGGCGGTTAGCAAGTTCTTGCTGTCTTTTGTCATGCCTCTGGCCATCATTGGCACCTGTTACTTGGCTGTGACTCTGCGGGTGCGCAATCGGTGCCGCCACCACCCCAGCCGGTTTCTACGCTTGGTGATGGCGGTCATCGCTGCATTTGTGCTCTGCTGGCTACCCTACCACATCTTCAGTCTGCTGGAGGTCCAGGCCCACTATGACCCTAATCTGCGCCCACTGGTGTTGCTGGCCCTGCCCTTTGTGAGCAGCCTGGCCTTCATTAACAGTGTAATCAATCCCTTCCTCTATGTGTTGACCTGCCCTGATGTTCTACAGAAGCTTCGCCACTCCTTGCGCTGTGTGCTCGAGAGTGTGTTGGTGGAGGACGCTGAGTTTGGTTGTGGCAGTGGCCGCCGGCGCCGGAGTTCCCAGATGGCCTCTTTGTCCAGATCCCCCTCTAGTTCCAGCTCCACTGGCTTACGAGGCCGCTGGTTCAACTGGGTGGGGGCCAAGATAGCTGGGCAGGCAGGAAAGGCCCCAGCCCCAGCTGAGCTGAAGGAGGAGGAGGTTTCTTTGAATTGA